GGCATTTATATCGGCATCCCCTACAACCGCCGGCCGCCATACCCCATTTCCGGGGCCCTGCCGGAAAGGATAGAACTGTACCAGAAGAACATCGAGAGCATCTGCGCCAACGATGACGAGATCAGGGAACAGATCAAGGAGACCATCATCCACGAAGTTGGGCATTATTTCGGGCTCTCGGAAGAAACGCTGGAAGAGCTTCAGGGTTCGTAGACTACAACCGTTAACAAATTACCCTTACCCACTAAAGGCACGAAAACCTGTGGTAATATTATTTAGTGTTTTTTGTGGGCAGAAACGTAAAATAATCATAGTAATTTATAAGCGAAAGGACCATAATGCAGAAGGATGCACCCAAAACCGGCGACCTGATCGCCGTGATCAAGACCAACCAGGGCGTAATGAAGGCCCGGCTGTTCGGTGACCTGATCCCCGAGGGAGTCAAGAATTTCACCGAGCTGGCCAAGGCCGGCAAGTACCAGAACGTGCCCTTCCACCGGGTGATCAAGAACTTCATGATCCAGGGCGGCGACTTCACCGCCAAGAACGGCACCGGCGGCCACGCTTACAAGGGCCCGGGCACCAACATCGGCGACCAGTATCACCCGGAGCTGAGCCACATCCGGGGGGCGCTCTCCTACGCCAAGACCGCCCAGCCCAACTCCATCGGCTCCCAGTTCTTCATCGTCCATCCCCAGAAGGGCGCCAACTTTTTGGATCATCCCCAGGGCGGCGGC
This genomic stretch from bacterium harbors:
- a CDS encoding peptidylprolyl isomerase; its protein translation is MQKDAPKTGDLIAVIKTNQGVMKARLFGDLIPEGVKNFTELAKAGKYQNVPFHRVIKNFMIQGGDFTAKNGTGGHAYKGPGTNIGDQYHPELSHIRGALSYAKTAQPNSIGSQFFIVHPQKGANFLDHPQGGGPAEGYSVFGQVFEGFEVLDTIANTATGANDKPQEPM
- a CDS encoding metallopeptidase family protein; its protein translation is MTRKKFEDIAGQAISELPEEFRQKLENIAVTIEDYPSGDILSSLDPRPRKDQLLGIYIGIPYNRRPPYPISGALPERIELYQKNIESICANDDEIREQIKETIIHEVGHYFGLSEETLEELQGS